The genomic stretch ACAGATCCACTTTGGAAAATTTTGTTGTTCAGGATGAAGAATCTGTTGAACATCTGCGTATTTCTCTTCACATGCTATTCGCATGTTGCACTTTCAGACACCAAAGAAGTAGGTAAATGCAGTCCAAAGAAAGCCGTGATGAAGATATATGAACCTGGTTGCGATATAGTGACAGTAAAAAGCTTCCGCTGCCGTGGTTATTGCAAGTCATCATCAGCGTTTTCGAAACTGAACAACACTGAAGAATTACAAGTTAAATGTCGATACTGCGAGGTGATTCGTTACGACATTCGATCTGTGCAGCTTTCGTGTCCTTTACACGAAGTCAAGACAAGAACAATTGAGTATCCAGTTGCGACAAAATGTCGCTGTCGGAGATGCTCGCAAAAAATGTTTGACGCTTAGAataaacttttatttgttttgtcaaTTAGATAATCTTTtaactaaatttatttatttattagttgCACTTGTGAAAAGGTTTATTGTTACTGATAAAAACGAAATAACTGTCAAGAATATCACATATATGAATGTTGAGTGGTCTATGCTTGTAGAGCTAAATACTAACTGATTGAGCACCACAAATATCTGTATTTATCAATACAACCTAGAGTATCGAATAAACATCTCATCCttttgatttttgaattttttttaagcaaCATTTAGAATTTATTAGTAAAATTATTGTGTAAATGTTTTAGtaggtcaaaaatattttttgaggaagttactttctttttacaattttgtCTGATTTATTTACTTCAGTAATTTACAAAAACACATAAAATCTCAACACTATAAGCTAAAACTTCAGAGGTGCATGTACCTCGGAGATCTCCATACATATACTGATCTACCTACTTTTGgattatttttaaaacgcgCGCAATTCCAGTGAAAGAGGTGCTCAAGATTAGGTATATACGGGGCTTTCCTGTCAAGTTTACAGTAGTAGTCTGATAAATCAGGAAGgtttaaatcactttttgcaAATAGTAAAGATAAAATGCGATGATAGCCGTGAATGTCCCaacatgctgatgtcagcaaagggTACAGACGGACAAAACAACGCTCATAGTCACTGATCCGATATGACGGCGAAGGTTAAAAATGAAGCCATGAAGTAAGCAAGCAACAAGACACGAAGGAGAGGACACAACCGACACAGAGTTTTATTTAGCCAACTATGAAACACAGAGAAAAAGATGAACCGCATTATCAATATAGTATTACACATAATATATTCATAATAAAATAACTTTAAGAAAGAAAAGTTTTAGAATATCTTGTTTGGTAGACAGCTAGTAAAAAAGAAATGGTTGCATGTTTTAAACTTTACTTTGTTTTGACATTACTATTTTTAAGTCATCCAGAATTCGaaaatttgtaattaatttAAGTAAGCCGGTCATTCACTAAAAACAACCATCTTGACGAAATATGAGTAAAAGACAGCAGAATGAACGAGGAGATTGATTTAAAAGGATAACCTCTCTCGTGTGAAAACAATTACATTCCTTGGTTTATtctctaaaaaatatatttttattaagatTCTAAAACATATTCTGCAGACGTAAATCGTTCAACTATGCATAACAACTTCCTTTTACACCCAGACTTATATTTTTGTGGATTGGAATTGAAACAACTATTGGTTAAGTGATTACGCATAGCCATCTCGAGCgcaataataaattttaaccGCATTGACGTAATAATGTCGTGTGCTTAAAATGCCACCAAGTGACTCTGTCATAGAAACTTTCCCGCGAAATGAATTGCAATTTGACaccattttgtttataattCTTTAGTCCTAATATTCTTCCggtttaaaacttaaaaagtaaaaaactaaACCTCTCTCATTCAACCTGCATGTTGTGATTCAAGCAATCACCAAACCACACTTCGCAAAACTACCATTTAAAATCCTTCTACAAGCAACCACCTTCTTGCATAAGTTTTAAACCTACCCTTCGCAAAACTTCCAACCCATCCCCTTGCGCcatcatttttttcttattaaaactaAAATTTCATCCTCTTGCACAAATGACGTGCTTAACTCTTGAATAATCATATATAAACCTTTTATGTAATGCCTATCACACTCTTTCACATCTGTCATCCTTTTAACTTCTTACACAACTATAAATACCATTTAACCTTCTCGCGCAACAACTATTCCACTTTATTCCACAATTACCACCCGCATGCGCAACTACCATTCAACCCCCTTTCACAACTATCATTCAACCCCTCTCACAACTATCATTTATCCCCCTTCCACAACTATCATTCAATACCCTTCCACAACTATCATTTTACCCCCTTCCACAACTATCATTCACCCCTTTTCACAACTATCATTTACCCCCTTCCACAACTATCATTCAACCCCTTTCCACAACTACCATCCAAGCCCCTTCCACAACTATCAATCAACCCCCTTTCCGCAACTATCAATCAACCCCCTTTCTGCAACTATCATTCAACCCCCTTTCCACGACTATCATTCAACCCCCTTCCACAACTACCATCCAACTCCCTTCCACAACTATCAATCAACCCCCTTTCCGCAACTATCATTCAACCCCTATCACTACTATTGCTTCACTTGACTGGGAATGTGAGTAACAAAGCGAATTGTTGAAAAATCTACTATCATGTATGCTAAATGTAGAAACACATCGCTGTTATTTTAATAGTTTCGTTAAAAATAGTCTTACGGTTACATTTCCttgattatataaaaaataaatttcagtattatatttttattattttcgaaCAGCTAGTCTTTTACGTTGTGCTTacaaaagcttttttgtttgcAGCATTTAATAGCAAATCTGTTTGTTGCACAAGATGTGGTTAATTGGAACAAGCTTTTTGTTATAAGATTATCAAAATTATGATCGGGCTGGTTGTTATTTTTGCTTCTCTATTGTCTTAAGCAATttgtctattgtttttaacctataATCCCAAATGAAAGGGGATGAAATCATAATAGTAATGAACCGCAACCTTCTCATACATATAGTATAGAAATATATGTGACAAAAATCTTGGAAGCTACCATGATTCAGATAGCGACGATTCTCCTGGCATTTAACACTGTGGATAATGATAAAGAAATTGATGTAGTatttaaatgaaataaaaaagtatacgaaaacaattagatttttttttcacctgaCACCAAACTTTTAGTCGGAGGAAAGTGACTAATTCTATGTATTGATGACTAGAGTTTCCCCGAATAACATTTTCAAAATGAACATGTCATTATTTACCATGGACCTCAGGCTATTTAGATAGATTCGTGGACATAAATGACGTTAGTTTTTGCTGACGGCTACATGACAAGGTCTTCACGCACAGTCCTCGATATGAAAGAGCGAAAAGGGGTTCAGGGGAGGAAATGGCATACTATAGCATGGTGTTTTAGTTGGAAGCAGCAAATGTGTACTTCTCTAGCAATGCCACCATTTTACAAACTCTACAAACGAAATTCGTCCAAGAAACAAACGTTTAGAAAACACAAAATCCAatgatttcttcttttttatcctTTTATTAGCAGCAGTTTAGAAGAAAAAGTAGAagttaagaaaataataaaaattattgctaTAAACCGCACGAAATCACTTAGAATTGTTTTAACTTGATATAATTCATTTCTTACATAATGAACTCACGAATGTGAAGACGTCATTAACATTTACGTGCCATCCGAAAAAATCTACCTGGCTAACacattgccgcacgtagtgtggTGGGTTTTTTCGCGGTTTTCACTTGATTAAATGTCGCTTGCTTGTCAGGAGGTAAATTAGCTCTACTGCGATTTGACAAGTACACGTTatgaagaaaataatatttaatttgcTCACAAAAAAAGTCAGAATTAATTCGACCTTAtcacaaaaattttgaaaataagcaTCCACAGTAGCATTGATTGAAAACAGTGGTAGATACGTG from Hydractinia symbiolongicarpus strain clone_291-10 chromosome 12, HSymV2.1, whole genome shotgun sequence encodes the following:
- the LOC130622484 gene encoding thyrotropin subunit beta-like; the protein is MLSCDKDKYNGAVGYNKTGNHITTVTDPLWKILLFRMKNLLNICVFLFTCYSHVALSDTKEVGKCSPKKAVMKIYEPGCDIVTVKSFRCRGYCKSSSAFSKLNNTEELQVKCRYCEVIRYDIRSVQLSCPLHEVKTRTIEYPVATKCRCRRCSQKMFDA